Proteins from a single region of Abyssalbus ytuae:
- a CDS encoding TIGR03915 family putative DNA repair protein, whose product MDVILIYDGSFNGFLTAVFQVFDEKLDNVSIVSPKHYEPNMFARSVEVITDYKKAKRVWSSLQVKITKHGAGEVYKTFLSEIKGSENVLLKYIMYAYSTESFVNTDYSNKNVLRVTQVARMVSREKHRMEAFVRFQLTKDDIYFSTIEPDFNILPLISNHFKNRYADQKWVIYDLKRNYGLYYDLEKLERIVIDFPASSSSVSFSKEIFTEEELEFRELWKNYFKSTNIEERKNLKLHIKHVPRRYWKYLSEKQVV is encoded by the coding sequence ATGGATGTAATATTAATTTATGATGGCAGTTTTAACGGATTTCTTACAGCTGTTTTTCAGGTGTTTGATGAAAAACTGGACAATGTTTCCATTGTAAGTCCAAAACATTATGAACCCAATATGTTTGCCCGGTCAGTAGAAGTTATCACTGATTATAAAAAAGCCAAACGTGTATGGAGTTCTTTGCAGGTTAAAATAACAAAACACGGAGCCGGCGAAGTATACAAAACTTTTTTAAGTGAAATAAAAGGCAGTGAAAATGTGTTACTCAAGTATATAATGTACGCCTATTCTACAGAATCCTTTGTAAATACCGATTATTCAAACAAAAATGTATTAAGAGTTACCCAGGTGGCACGGATGGTTTCCAGGGAAAAACACAGAATGGAAGCTTTTGTAAGATTTCAGCTTACTAAAGACGACATTTATTTTTCTACCATTGAACCCGATTTTAATATTTTACCTTTAATATCAAACCATTTTAAAAACAGGTATGCCGACCAAAAATGGGTTATTTATGATCTTAAGCGTAATTATGGTTTATATTACGATCTTGAAAAGTTAGAAAGAATAGTTATTGATTTTCCTGCCTCATCTTCTTCAGTTTCTTTTTCCAAAGAAATTTTTACAGAGGAAGAACTTGAGTTCCGGGAATTGTGGAAAAACTATTTTAAGAGTACCAATATAGAAGAACGAAAAAATTTGAAGCTGCATATAAAACATGTACCGCGGCGCTATTGGAAATACCTGAGTGAAAAACAGGTGGTTTAA
- a CDS encoding putative DNA modification/repair radical SAM protein: protein MSFDRIKEKLNILADAAKYDVSCASSGSVRKNKNKGLGDSSGMGICHSYTEDGRCVSLLKILLTNHCIFDCAYCVTRKSNDIKRAAFKVQEVVDITINFYRRNYIEGLFLSSGIFKNPDYTMERLVAVAKKLRLEENFNGYIHLKSIPGASDELMYQAGLYADRLSVNIEIPTVSGLKLLAPDKKQEDFIKPMTKVTNEIKRYKSEKRIIKSTPRYAPAGQSTQMIIGATGESDKDIIYTATYFYKQFNLKRVYYSGYVPVSYDERLPQIGSEVPMLRENRLYQTDWLLRFYGFTAKELLNDQHPNLDVDIDPKLSWALRNLHLFPVNINTAQKEMLVRIPGIGLKSVHKIIEARKHRNLNWEHLKSIGISLNRAKYFIICNSRYFETRDYQPHTLKNKILQHVKSKYEGVYNNQLSLFN from the coding sequence ATGTCATTTGACAGGATAAAAGAGAAACTAAATATTTTGGCAGATGCCGCTAAATACGATGTGTCATGTGCGTCCAGCGGGAGTGTCAGGAAAAATAAAAATAAAGGGCTCGGCGATTCCTCAGGAATGGGAATATGCCATTCATATACTGAAGACGGAAGATGTGTTTCATTATTAAAAATTTTACTTACCAACCACTGTATTTTTGATTGCGCTTACTGTGTTACAAGAAAGAGTAACGATATTAAAAGGGCTGCATTTAAGGTGCAGGAAGTAGTGGACATCACCATCAATTTTTATCGTCGCAATTATATTGAAGGATTGTTTTTGAGTTCCGGGATATTTAAAAACCCGGACTATACCATGGAACGGCTGGTGGCTGTTGCAAAAAAATTAAGACTGGAGGAGAATTTTAACGGGTATATTCATTTAAAGTCCATTCCCGGTGCTTCGGATGAGCTGATGTACCAGGCAGGTTTGTATGCCGATCGTTTAAGCGTAAATATTGAGATACCTACCGTATCCGGATTAAAATTGCTGGCCCCGGATAAAAAACAGGAAGACTTTATTAAGCCCATGACGAAGGTTACCAATGAAATAAAAAGGTATAAATCAGAAAAAAGGATTATAAAAAGCACACCCCGTTACGCCCCTGCAGGCCAAAGCACACAAATGATTATAGGAGCTACAGGAGAGAGTGATAAGGATATTATTTATACCGCGACTTATTTCTACAAACAATTCAATTTAAAAAGAGTTTATTATTCCGGTTATGTTCCTGTTAGTTATGATGAAAGATTGCCGCAAATTGGTTCCGAAGTACCAATGTTAAGAGAAAATCGCCTGTATCAAACCGATTGGCTTTTAAGGTTCTATGGCTTTACTGCCAAAGAATTATTAAATGATCAACATCCTAACCTTGATGTGGATATAGACCCCAAACTGAGCTGGGCTCTAAGAAATTTACATCTGTTCCCGGTAAATATCAATACAGCTCAAAAAGAAATGTTGGTAAGAATTCCGGGAATTGGTTTGAAATCAGTGCATAAAATTATAGAAGCCAGAAAACACAGGAATTTAAACTGGGAACATTTAAAAAGCATTGGCATAAGCTTAAACAGGGCCAAATATTTTATTATCTGCAATTCCAGGTATTTTGAAACCAGGGACTATCAACCCCATACTTTAAAAAATAAAATTCTGCAACATGTAAAAAGCAAGTATGAAGGAGTATACAATAACCAATTGAGTTTGTTTAACTAA
- a CDS encoding XRE family transcriptional regulator, whose translation MKSDLTLDIVRFKELREENNLTQQEFARILNIKNSTADIERGKTRISGIIIAELLEKFDINPLWLYGKSERKFLKLKIDTSPKVVVVNNNEENERIVLVNVKAAAGYPHNIQDVNWYEELPSFDIPLPEYKNASFRGFQVEGDSMVPGLYPKEWVLAKAVEHPDMLDNNSICVVILQDSVLVKKIKKYPEEKEKITLISINEEYPPINIDTHEIMELWQVKSKLTFEIDKNPQQNQTLSQLHQLVLDLKKDIEKLKK comes from the coding sequence ATGAAATCTGATCTTACATTAGACATTGTTCGTTTTAAAGAATTAAGGGAAGAAAATAACCTTACCCAACAGGAGTTTGCAAGAATTCTTAATATTAAAAATTCTACTGCCGATATAGAACGTGGTAAAACCAGGATTTCAGGAATAATCATAGCTGAATTACTGGAAAAGTTTGATATAAACCCCCTGTGGTTATATGGTAAAAGCGAAAGAAAGTTTTTAAAATTAAAAATTGATACCAGTCCCAAAGTTGTAGTGGTAAATAACAATGAAGAAAATGAAAGGATTGTGCTTGTAAATGTAAAAGCTGCTGCTGGTTATCCTCATAATATCCAGGATGTAAATTGGTATGAAGAGCTTCCTTCATTTGATATACCTCTCCCTGAGTATAAAAATGCTTCTTTCAGAGGGTTTCAGGTTGAAGGAGACAGTATGGTACCTGGTTTATATCCGAAGGAGTGGGTTTTGGCCAAAGCTGTGGAGCATCCGGATATGCTTGATAATAATTCTATATGTGTAGTTATACTGCAAGACAGTGTACTGGTAAAAAAAATAAAAAAATATCCTGAAGAAAAAGAAAAAATCACTCTTATATCAATCAATGAAGAGTACCCGCCTATTAATATTGATACTCATGAAATTATGGAGTTATGGCAGGTGAAAAGTAAACTGACTTTTGAAATTGATAAAAATCCTCAGCAAAACCAGACTTTATCACAATTACATCAATTAGTACTTGATTTAAAAAAGGATATAGAGAAATTGAAAAAATAA
- a CDS encoding helix-turn-helix domain-containing protein: MEKYKNIRTFDELIELEHGKIGTESRNKYEEGAQIFMVSEMLKAARKEAKLTQEQLAEKAGTKKSYISKIENGKVNIQLSTLIRIFEQGLNRRIGLTFL; this comes from the coding sequence ATGGAAAAATATAAAAACATAAGGACATTTGACGAACTAATTGAACTTGAACACGGAAAAATTGGAACGGAAAGCCGAAACAAATATGAAGAAGGCGCACAAATTTTTATGGTGAGTGAAATGCTAAAAGCTGCACGTAAAGAAGCGAAACTAACACAAGAGCAATTGGCAGAAAAAGCTGGAACAAAGAAAAGTTACATTTCCAAAATTGAAAATGGAAAAGTGAACATCCAACTTTCGACATTAATCCGAATTTTTGAACAAGGATTAAACCGTAGAATCGGACTGACTTTTCTCTAA
- a CDS encoding type II toxin-antitoxin system RelE/ParE family toxin, whose translation MIRKIIFYENHFIEFYQKQNQKVKGKVQYVFELIRQVDRVPDKFLKHLTGTNGLYEIRIQYQSNIYRIFCCFDEGQLVVLFNGFQKKTQKTPQIEIDRAEQLMKDYFDNKNNGYGKI comes from the coding sequence ATGATTAGAAAGATAATCTTCTACGAAAACCACTTTATTGAGTTTTATCAAAAGCAAAACCAAAAAGTAAAAGGAAAAGTTCAATACGTTTTCGAGTTGATTAGACAAGTTGACCGAGTTCCCGATAAGTTTTTAAAACATTTGACAGGAACCAACGGACTCTATGAAATCCGAATTCAGTATCAATCGAACATCTATCGGATTTTTTGCTGTTTTGATGAAGGACAACTTGTCGTTCTTTTCAACGGGTTTCAAAAAAAGACCCAAAAAACACCGCAAATTGAAATTGACAGAGCGGAACAATTAATGAAAGATTATTTCGACAACAAAAATAATGGTTATGGAAAAATATAA
- a CDS encoding CPXCG motif-containing cysteine-rich protein, whose product MLEHFFQCPYCWEEISMLLDTSVSQTYVEDCEVCCNPIEIIVKFTGGELIEFSANSIE is encoded by the coding sequence ATGTTGGAACATTTTTTTCAATGTCCTTATTGCTGGGAAGAAATTTCCATGTTATTAGATACTTCTGTTTCACAAACCTATGTGGAAGACTGCGAAGTTTGTTGTAATCCCATTGAAATTATCGTGAAATTCACCGGGGGAGAATTAATAGAATTTTCAGCAAACAGTATTGAATAA
- a CDS encoding TolC family protein → MRFNIFQSLILLFCVKGFTQEILTKDDAIEMTLENNLQIQIARNNREIANNNAGVLNSGYLPSLTASAGASYSLENSERELVSGDVQEVNNAESNQYSAGLNLNYTLFDGLGRHYNYKILKEQSNISELQVRETIENTILQLFSVYYEVARLTENTATLQEALHVSKDRLKRARYQFDYGQNTGLDILNAEVDVNTDSINLLNAEQLLKNTKRDLNLVMNRELSTQFVIDTTVYFVPDLIMQSIVNKSKLNNAVLMQIERGLLVSDYSYKASKSNYLPSVGLTGSYGWNKSNTPGGAFLVSNTADNLSVGLNLTWSLFDGGSTLTRVKNAKINYENQELLKKQAEMEVERNIQNAWETYENTLYIYEVQEQNVKTTQDNFFRTEERYKLGRVTSLEFRQAQINLLNAVLAKNQAKYTAKLAELQVLQVSGQLLNTDF, encoded by the coding sequence ATGAGATTTAATATATTTCAGAGTTTAATATTATTGTTTTGTGTCAAAGGGTTTACACAGGAAATCCTTACAAAAGATGATGCAATAGAAATGACCCTTGAAAATAATCTACAAATTCAAATTGCAAGAAACAACAGGGAAATTGCCAATAATAATGCCGGGGTTCTTAATTCTGGTTATTTACCCTCATTAACAGCTAGCGCGGGAGCCAGTTATAGCCTGGAAAATTCTGAAAGAGAACTGGTAAGCGGCGATGTACAGGAAGTAAACAATGCCGAAAGTAATCAGTACAGTGCAGGCTTAAATTTAAATTATACCTTATTTGACGGATTAGGAAGACACTATAATTATAAAATTTTAAAAGAACAATCCAATATATCCGAATTACAAGTACGTGAAACCATTGAAAATACAATACTTCAACTCTTTTCCGTATATTACGAGGTGGCCAGGTTAACCGAAAATACTGCCACCCTTCAGGAAGCTTTGCATGTTTCAAAAGACAGGCTTAAACGAGCAAGATATCAGTTTGATTACGGGCAAAACACAGGATTAGATATTTTAAATGCTGAAGTTGACGTAAATACCGACAGTATTAACCTGTTGAATGCCGAACAATTACTAAAAAATACAAAAAGGGATCTCAACCTTGTTATGAATAGGGAGTTATCCACTCAGTTTGTTATTGATACCACCGTGTATTTTGTGCCCGATTTAATAATGCAGAGCATAGTAAACAAATCAAAATTAAACAATGCAGTGCTGATGCAAATAGAAAGAGGCCTGCTTGTTAGCGACTATAGTTATAAAGCCTCTAAAAGTAATTATTTACCATCAGTAGGATTGACAGGTTCTTATGGGTGGAATAAGAGTAATACGCCGGGGGGAGCTTTTTTAGTGTCTAATACGGCTGATAATTTATCGGTAGGTTTAAACCTTACCTGGAGCTTGTTTGATGGAGGCAGTACACTAACCCGGGTTAAAAATGCAAAGATTAACTATGAAAACCAGGAATTGCTTAAAAAGCAAGCCGAAATGGAAGTAGAAAGAAATATTCAGAACGCCTGGGAAACCTATGAAAATACGTTATATATATATGAAGTACAGGAGCAGAATGTGAAAACTACACAAGACAACTTTTTCCGGACGGAAGAAAGGTATAAACTGGGTAGGGTCACCTCGTTAGAGTTCCGGCAGGCACAAATTAACCTGCTAAATGCTGTATTGGCAAAAAATCAGGCAAAATATACGGCCAAACTTGCCGAACTTCAGGTTTTACAGGTAAGCGGGCAATTACTAAATACTGATTTTTAA
- a CDS encoding efflux RND transporter permease subunit: protein MKKIISYFIKYEVAVNVFIIAFLIFGLIGLLSLKSSFFPLVESRNISINVTYPGASPLEIEEGVILKIEDNLKGLEGIDRVTSVSRENSGTINVEIEYGENIDIILQEVKNAVDRVPSFPSGMEPIVVAEQKNIRETLSFSASGENIPLATLKQITREIENDLRGMDGLSQVEISGYPEEEIEIAVRENDLLAYNLTFDQVSQAVSRANILTTGGNIKTSEEEYLIRANNRSYYGDELDNLIVRAEENGNIVRLRDIAEVRDRFSETPNASFYNGNLSVNVTVSNTNTEDLLSSAEKVKNYIEEFNTKHNNIKLNIVNDSSITLNQRTQLLTENAAIGILLVVFFLSLFLNTRVAFWVAFGLPIAFLGMFIFAGTFDVTINVLSLFGMIIVVGILVDDGIVIGENIYQHYEKGKSPVKAALDGTLEVIPPIVSAILTTVLAFSTFFFLESRIGEFFSEVSTVVVLTLLISLVEALIILPAHLAHSKALHKETPEEIKQRNTVQKFFAKMRDINKVGDRIMIFMRDKTYSPLLKFTLKNKFFTFSVFLVLFILTISSIGGGIIGTSTFPRVASDRISVTLTMPQGTNERITDSIIQVIEDVAWKVGEEYTQKQTGKKPVMENIIRAIGSGSSRASLYINLLPGEERDFSSPEITNTLRDRVGYVSGTESLIFSSGGNFGGSPISVSLLGNNITELKSAKEELKTILSRNPLLKDINDNDPAGIKEIKIELKENAYLLGLSLRDVMNQVRGGFFGVQAQRFQRGQDEIKVWVRYDRNNRTSINDLDQMRIVTPQGSRVPFDEIANYEIIRGEVAVNHLDGLREIQVNADLADLKASNTDILDDIKNNIMPQLQEKYPTVKALYEGQNREATRLQKSAKRTFPVILFLIYAVIAFTFRSYSQPLLLLLLIPFSVIGVAWGHFIHGFPINVLSWLGIIALIGIMVNDGLVLIGKFNNNLKEGMKYDDALYEAGRSRFRAIFLTSLTTVAGLAPLILEKSRQAQFLKPMAISISYGIIVATGLTLVMLPLLLSASNHVKVKSKWLATGKKVDKEEVERAIKELKTEHEI from the coding sequence ATGAAAAAAATAATTTCTTACTTTATTAAATATGAAGTTGCGGTGAATGTATTCATTATTGCATTTCTCATATTTGGATTAATCGGCCTGCTTTCTTTAAAGTCTTCTTTCTTTCCTTTGGTTGAGTCCAGGAACATTAGTATAAATGTAACTTATCCGGGAGCATCACCACTTGAAATTGAAGAAGGGGTGATTTTAAAAATAGAAGATAATCTCAAAGGCCTGGAAGGGATAGACAGGGTGACCTCGGTATCCCGTGAAAATTCCGGTACAATAAATGTAGAAATAGAATATGGCGAAAATATCGACATTATTCTCCAGGAAGTTAAAAATGCTGTAGACAGGGTCCCCTCATTTCCTTCTGGTATGGAACCCATAGTAGTTGCCGAACAAAAAAATATTAGGGAAACCCTCAGTTTTTCTGCCAGTGGAGAAAATATACCTTTAGCAACTCTTAAGCAAATAACCCGCGAAATAGAAAATGATCTTCGTGGTATGGATGGATTATCTCAGGTAGAAATTTCCGGATATCCAGAAGAGGAAATTGAAATAGCAGTTAGGGAAAACGATCTTTTGGCCTATAATTTAACGTTCGATCAGGTATCACAGGCTGTTTCCAGGGCTAATATTTTAACTACCGGGGGTAATATTAAAACTTCTGAAGAAGAATATTTGATCAGGGCAAATAACAGGTCGTATTATGGTGATGAACTTGATAATTTAATTGTAAGAGCAGAAGAAAATGGGAACATAGTAAGACTAAGGGATATAGCCGAGGTGAGAGACCGTTTCTCAGAAACACCCAACGCATCGTTTTACAATGGAAATTTATCAGTAAACGTTACAGTTAGTAATACAAATACCGAAGATTTACTTTCATCAGCCGAAAAAGTTAAAAATTATATTGAAGAGTTTAACACAAAACATAACAATATAAAACTCAACATAGTTAACGATTCATCTATAACCCTCAATCAAAGAACCCAATTACTAACTGAAAACGCAGCGATAGGGATACTTCTTGTTGTTTTCTTTTTGTCTCTTTTTCTCAATACCCGTGTTGCCTTTTGGGTAGCATTTGGCCTGCCTATAGCCTTTTTGGGAATGTTTATTTTTGCAGGCACTTTTGATGTTACCATTAATGTACTCTCTTTGTTTGGAATGATAATAGTTGTAGGTATATTAGTGGATGACGGGATTGTTATCGGAGAAAATATTTACCAGCATTATGAAAAAGGAAAATCACCTGTAAAAGCTGCTTTAGATGGCACGCTGGAAGTTATTCCACCAATAGTATCGGCTATTTTAACCACGGTACTGGCTTTTTCAACCTTCTTCTTTTTAGAAAGCCGGATTGGTGAATTCTTTTCAGAGGTGTCTACAGTAGTGGTGTTGACTTTATTAATTTCGTTGGTAGAAGCCTTAATAATATTGCCTGCGCATTTGGCACATTCAAAAGCCCTTCACAAAGAAACTCCTGAAGAAATAAAGCAAAGAAACACTGTTCAGAAGTTTTTTGCCAAAATGCGTGACATTAATAAGGTTGGGGACAGGATTATGATATTTATGAGGGATAAAACCTATAGTCCTCTTTTAAAATTTACCCTTAAAAATAAATTCTTCACATTTTCTGTTTTTCTGGTACTGTTTATTCTTACTATTTCTTCTATAGGAGGAGGAATTATAGGTACTTCCACTTTTCCAAGAGTGGCAAGCGACAGGATTTCAGTTACTTTAACAATGCCTCAGGGTACTAATGAACGAATAACAGATTCTATAATTCAGGTTATTGAGGATGTAGCATGGAAGGTAGGAGAAGAATATACTCAGAAACAAACCGGGAAAAAGCCGGTTATGGAAAATATTATCCGTGCTATAGGTTCCGGAAGCTCAAGAGCTTCATTGTATATTAATTTACTGCCCGGTGAAGAACGCGATTTTTCTTCTCCTGAAATTACAAACACTTTACGAGACAGAGTAGGCTACGTGTCGGGTACGGAAAGCCTTATTTTTAGTTCCGGGGGTAATTTTGGTGGTAGCCCTATATCAGTATCACTGTTGGGCAATAATATAACAGAACTTAAATCTGCCAAAGAAGAATTAAAAACCATACTCTCCAGAAATCCATTATTAAAAGACATAAATGATAATGATCCGGCAGGAATTAAAGAAATTAAAATAGAACTCAAAGAAAATGCTTATTTGCTCGGTTTAAGTTTACGTGATGTAATGAACCAGGTACGGGGAGGTTTTTTTGGAGTACAGGCTCAAAGATTCCAACGCGGCCAGGACGAAATAAAAGTATGGGTGCGGTACGACAGAAATAACCGTACATCTATTAATGATCTTGATCAAATGCGTATTGTTACCCCTCAGGGAAGCAGGGTTCCTTTTGATGAAATAGCCAATTATGAAATAATAAGGGGCGAAGTAGCAGTTAACCATTTAGACGGATTAAGAGAAATTCAGGTAAATGCAGATCTGGCCGATTTGAAAGCAAGCAACACTGATATTCTCGACGACATAAAAAATAATATTATGCCTCAATTGCAGGAAAAATACCCTACAGTTAAAGCTTTATATGAAGGACAAAACAGAGAAGCAACCCGGCTTCAAAAATCTGCAAAGCGAACCTTTCCGGTAATTTTATTTTTAATATATGCAGTAATAGCATTTACATTCCGGTCTTATAGCCAGCCATTGTTGTTGTTATTGTTGATACCTTTTAGTGTTATTGGGGTAGCCTGGGGGCATTTTATACATGGTTTTCCCATCAACGTACTATCATGGTTAGGTATTATTGCTCTAATTGGAATTATGGTGAACGACGGATTAGTTCTCATCGGAAAGTTTAATAACAATTTAAAAGAAGGGATGAAGTATGATGATGCCTTATACGAAGCAGGACGTTCCCGGTTCAGGGCTATATTTCTAACCTCACTTACCACCGTGGCCGGATTGGCGCCCCTTATCTTAGAAAAGAGCAGGCAGGCACAATTTTTAAAACCAATGGCCATCTCTATATCGTATGGAATTATTGTGGCTACAGGTTTAACATTGGTAATGCTACCGTTGTTGTTATCAGCCAGTAATCATGTGAAAGTAAAATCCAAATGGCTGGCAACAGGCAAAAAAGTTGATAAAGAAGAAGTAGAAAGAGCAATTAAAGAATTAAAAACGGAGCATGAGATTTAA
- a CDS encoding efflux RND transporter periplasmic adaptor subunit → MRNVILSVLGGALILGSIFLGKYIIDSKKKPQVVIPKLVKTVFVDTVNNGNVAIVIETNGNLTAKNRIELYSEVQGIFRRGSKPFKPGQNFSKGQTLLRIDASEYYASVQSQKSNLYNLIAATMPDLRLDFPDIYNKWQTYLNNFDINKTTPQLPEMSSEKERFFITGRNIISTYYTVKNLEQRLSKYTLSAPFSGVLTEALVTEGTLIRNGQKLGEFIDPSVYEMEVTVNKSYGTFLKVGEEVELKNLDNTQVWKGKIIRINGSVNQQTQTVSAFIEVKSDDLKEGTYLEAFLKARNEPESFEISRKLLLDNNEIFVVKDSILDIIPVKPVFFSDNTAVVKGIPNGTVILSRPVPGSYAGMLVKIYNENRTANN, encoded by the coding sequence ATGAGAAACGTTATTCTTTCCGTTTTAGGAGGAGCCTTGATTCTTGGCTCAATTTTTTTAGGTAAATATATTATTGACAGTAAAAAAAAACCGCAGGTAGTTATTCCTAAACTGGTAAAGACAGTCTTTGTAGATACGGTTAACAATGGGAATGTTGCTATTGTTATTGAAACAAACGGAAATTTAACCGCTAAAAACCGTATTGAACTTTATTCCGAGGTTCAGGGTATTTTTAGAAGAGGAAGCAAACCTTTTAAGCCCGGACAAAATTTTTCTAAAGGTCAAACCCTGTTAAGAATTGATGCTTCGGAATATTACGCATCGGTACAATCTCAAAAAAGTAATTTATATAATCTCATTGCTGCTACAATGCCCGACCTTAGGCTCGATTTTCCTGATATTTACAATAAGTGGCAAACATATTTAAATAATTTTGATATAAATAAAACGACCCCTCAACTTCCTGAAATGAGTTCGGAAAAAGAAAGGTTTTTTATCACGGGAAGAAATATTATATCAACATATTATACTGTAAAAAATCTAGAGCAACGTTTATCCAAATATACACTTTCCGCACCTTTTTCCGGTGTTCTTACAGAGGCTTTGGTTACCGAAGGGACATTAATCCGAAACGGGCAGAAATTAGGCGAATTTATTGATCCGTCTGTATATGAAATGGAAGTTACGGTTAACAAATCTTACGGAACTTTTTTAAAAGTAGGAGAAGAAGTAGAATTAAAAAACCTTGATAATACCCAAGTCTGGAAAGGTAAAATAATACGGATTAACGGAAGTGTAAATCAACAAACCCAAACCGTGAGTGCTTTTATTGAAGTAAAATCAGACGACTTAAAGGAAGGAACTTACCTTGAAGCATTCCTAAAAGCAAGAAATGAACCGGAATCATTTGAAATATCCCGAAAGTTATTACTGGATAATAATGAGATCTTTGTGGTTAAAGACAGTATTTTGGATATAATTCCTGTTAAACCTGTTTTTTTCTCCGACAATACAGCAGTGGTAAAAGGCATTCCCAATGGTACGGTTATTTTATCCCGTCCGGTACCGGGGTCGTATGCCGGAATGTTAGTGAAAATATATAATGAAAATAGAACTGCTAATAACTAG